From a region of the Mycobacterium sp. SMC-8 genome:
- a CDS encoding metalloregulator ArsR/SmtB family transcription factor produces the protein MSREGVLAVLRGATTALTIPQIADELGVHPNTVRFHLDTLVTEGRVERVEPDRRRPGRPPLMFRAVRGMDPGGTRRYRVLAEILTLALAGDRNASAKALEAGQAWARRVTGPTRKAPGAQQSINRLVELLDELGFAPQRRTAHGQPQIGLRHCPFLELAQDRSAVVCPIHLGLMQGALATWSAPVTVDRLDPFVEPDLCLAHLTPAAAS, from the coding sequence GTGAGTCGAGAAGGTGTGCTGGCCGTTTTGAGGGGTGCGACCACTGCGTTGACGATCCCGCAGATCGCCGATGAGCTTGGGGTGCATCCGAATACGGTCCGGTTCCATCTGGACACCCTGGTCACCGAGGGCCGGGTCGAACGTGTCGAGCCCGACCGCAGGCGCCCGGGCCGTCCGCCGCTGATGTTTCGCGCTGTGCGTGGGATGGACCCCGGCGGGACCCGGCGCTACCGAGTGCTCGCCGAGATCCTCACGTTGGCCCTTGCCGGGGACCGCAACGCCAGCGCCAAGGCACTCGAGGCCGGCCAGGCGTGGGCACGGCGGGTGACCGGCCCGACGAGAAAGGCGCCAGGCGCCCAACAGTCGATCAATCGGCTGGTCGAGTTGCTCGACGAACTCGGGTTCGCACCGCAACGACGGACAGCTCACGGGCAGCCGCAAATCGGGCTGCGTCATTGCCCGTTCCTCGAACTGGCGCAGGATCGCTCGGCGGTCGTCTGCCCGATCCACCTGGGGCTCATGCAGGGGGCGCTGGCGACGTGGAGTGCACCGGTCACAGTTGACCGGCTGGATCCGTTCGTGGAGCCGGACTTGTGTCTGGCCCACCTCACGCCGGCCGCGGCATCGTGA
- the fdxA gene encoding ferredoxin produces the protein MTYVIGKPCVDVMDRSCIEECPVDCIYEGGRALYIHPDECVDCGACEPVCPVEAIFYEDDLPEEQGPHLADNAAFFTESLPGRDSPLGSPGGAAKVGPLGVDTPLVSGLPRVQE, from the coding sequence ATGACATACGTGATTGGGAAGCCATGTGTCGACGTGATGGATCGGTCCTGCATCGAGGAGTGCCCGGTCGACTGCATCTACGAAGGCGGGCGCGCGTTGTACATCCACCCCGACGAGTGTGTCGACTGCGGCGCGTGTGAGCCGGTGTGCCCGGTGGAGGCGATCTTCTACGAGGACGACCTCCCCGAAGAGCAGGGGCCTCACCTGGCCGACAATGCGGCTTTCTTTACAGAATCTCTGCCCGGCCGCGACAGCCCACTGGGATCACCGGGCGGTGCGGCGAAAGTCGGTCCGCTCGGGGTGGACACGCCACTGGTGTCGGGGCTGCCGAGGGTACAAGAGTGA
- a CDS encoding hemerythrin domain-containing protein, with protein MPLLRDYIAEHERAINFGGDAVRAIDRGDLAQARHLLAEMATELAAHWLGEETGLFRVMSREEMYAEHIAPLVREHRELAELLATVEISTADGKQAIRDAMSDLYEHISKEEDGLFPASLTALDGDEWDASIDAWHAAHPGRRMIAR; from the coding sequence ATGCCGCTGCTGCGCGACTACATCGCCGAACACGAACGTGCCATCAACTTCGGCGGCGACGCGGTGCGGGCCATCGATCGGGGCGACCTGGCCCAGGCACGGCACCTGCTCGCTGAGATGGCGACAGAACTGGCCGCGCACTGGCTCGGCGAGGAAACCGGGCTGTTTCGGGTGATGTCGCGCGAGGAGATGTACGCAGAGCACATCGCTCCACTGGTTCGCGAGCACCGCGAGCTGGCCGAACTGCTCGCCACGGTCGAGATCTCCACAGCCGACGGCAAGCAGGCCATCCGCGACGCGATGTCCGACCTGTATGAACACATCAGCAAGGAGGAGGACGGACTCTTCCCCGCCTCGCTGACCGCGCTCGACGGCGACGAGTGGGACGCATCGATCGACGCATGGCATGCCGCGCACCCAGGCAGACGCATGATCGCCCGGTGA
- a CDS encoding IS630 family transposase — translation MPTPHAAKIVLTTDERAELEGWARRRSSAAGLAMRARIVLAAADGGSNTELADRLELSIGTVRRWRNRFVELRLDGLVDEPRPGRPRVVGDDQIEALITKTLETTPPDATHWSTRSMAAHLGLSQSMVSRVWRAFGLAPHKQDSWKLSKDPLFVAKVRDVVGLYLDPPERALVLCVDEKTQIQALNRTQPVFPMLPGTPARASHDYVRHGTSSLYAALDLTTGKVIGALHSRHRATEFLAFLKKIDAEVPDDLDVHLVLDNASTHKTPAVKRWLASHPRFVLHFTPTSSSWLNLVERWFAELTTKKLRRSTHTSVRQLNADIRAWIDTWNDNPKPYVWTKTADQILASIANYCNRINDSGH, via the coding sequence GTGCCGACACCTCATGCCGCGAAGATTGTCTTGACCACTGACGAGCGGGCCGAGTTGGAGGGGTGGGCGCGGCGACGATCCAGTGCCGCGGGTCTGGCGATGCGGGCTCGAATTGTGTTGGCAGCCGCCGACGGTGGCTCCAACACCGAACTCGCCGATCGGCTGGAACTGTCGATCGGCACGGTGCGGCGATGGCGCAACCGGTTCGTCGAATTACGTCTAGACGGGTTGGTTGACGAGCCTCGCCCGGGTCGTCCGCGGGTCGTCGGCGACGACCAGATCGAAGCGTTGATCACCAAGACGCTGGAGACCACCCCGCCGGATGCCACTCATTGGTCGACCCGCTCGATGGCCGCTCATTTGGGGTTGAGTCAGTCGATGGTGTCGCGGGTCTGGCGAGCGTTCGGACTGGCTCCCCACAAGCAGGACTCATGGAAGCTATCGAAGGATCCGCTGTTCGTGGCCAAAGTCCGCGATGTCGTCGGCCTGTACCTGGACCCGCCGGAGCGGGCGCTGGTGCTCTGCGTGGATGAGAAGACGCAGATCCAGGCCCTTAATCGCACCCAGCCCGTGTTTCCGATGCTGCCCGGAACCCCGGCGCGAGCCAGCCACGACTACGTCCGCCACGGCACCTCCAGCTTGTACGCCGCCCTCGACCTGACCACCGGCAAGGTCATCGGCGCGCTGCACTCCCGGCACCGGGCCACCGAGTTCCTGGCCTTCCTCAAGAAGATCGATGCCGAAGTTCCCGACGATCTCGATGTGCATCTGGTCCTCGACAATGCCTCCACACACAAGACGCCTGCGGTGAAGCGTTGGCTGGCAAGCCATCCCAGATTCGTCCTGCACTTCACCCCGACCAGCTCTTCGTGGCTCAATCTCGTCGAGCGCTGGTTTGCCGAGCTGACCACCAAGAAACTGCGCCGCTCCACTCACACCTCGGTGCGGCAACTCAACGCCGATATCCGTGCCTGGATCGACACCTGGAACGACAACCCCAAGCCTTACGTCTGGACTAAGACCGCCGACCAGATCCTGGCAAGCATCGCCAACTACTGCAACCGAATTAATGACTCAGGACACTAG
- a CDS encoding IS3 family transposase (programmed frameshift) produces the protein MATNKRRRHTPDQIIRRLAEGNKLLGTGQELGEVCRHLEITESTWHRWVAQYGGMKANEAKRLKELEAENARLKKLVANQALDIDMLKEIFVGKLLTPNRKRSAVIALRERFGVSERRACSVVGLHRSTMRLTPAPITTEEAELRAWLRRFSVDRPRWGWRRAAKMARRAGWKANNKRIRRLWREEGLRVPQRRRKKRLTGIGVAVGAMSPIRPNVIWAMDFQFDTTANGRTLKMLNVIDEFTREALAIEVDRSIDAAGVVDVLDRLALTHGAPHYVRFDNGPEFVAHAVSDWCRFNSAGSLFIDPGSPWQNAWIESFNGRLRDELLNLWRFDSLLEARVIIEDWRADYNANRPHSAHGDRTPAEFALQWAATHQPKVA, from the exons ATGGCAACGAACAAGCGCCGGCGGCACACTCCGGATCAGATCATCCGCAGGCTGGCCGAGGGCAACAAGCTCCTCGGGACCGGCCAGGAACTCGGTGAGGTGTGCCGGCACCTGGAGATCACCGAGTCGACCTGGCATCGCTGGGTCGCCCAGTACGGCGGCATGAAGGCCAACGAGGCCAAACGACTCAAGGAGCTCGAAGCCGAGAACGCCCGGCTCAAGAAGCTGGTCGCCAACCAGGCCCTCGATATCGACATGCTCAAGGAGATCT TCGTCGGGAAACTTCTGACCCCGAACCGCAAGCGCAGCGCCGTCATAGCGCTGCGTGAGCGGTTCGGGGTGTCGGAGCGCCGCGCCTGCTCGGTGGTCGGCTTGCACCGCTCGACGATGCGGCTGACGCCGGCACCGATCACCACCGAGGAGGCTGAGCTGCGGGCGTGGCTGCGCCGGTTCTCGGTCGACCGGCCGCGCTGGGGGTGGCGCCGGGCCGCGAAGATGGCGCGGCGAGCCGGCTGGAAGGCCAACAACAAGCGCATCCGCCGGCTGTGGCGTGAGGAGGGCTTGCGGGTGCCGCAGCGGCGCCGCAAGAAGCGGCTGACCGGGATCGGTGTCGCCGTCGGTGCGATGTCCCCAATCCGACCGAATGTGATCTGGGCGATGGACTTTCAGTTTGACACCACCGCCAACGGGCGCACCCTCAAGATGCTCAACGTGATCGACGAGTTCACCCGCGAAGCCCTCGCCATCGAGGTGGATCGGTCCATCGACGCCGCCGGTGTCGTCGACGTCTTGGACCGTCTGGCGCTCACGCATGGGGCGCCGCACTATGTGCGTTTCGACAACGGGCCTGAGTTCGTCGCGCATGCCGTGTCGGATTGGTGCCGATTCAACAGTGCCGGTTCACTTTTCATCGATCCCGGCTCGCCGTGGCAGAACGCCTGGATCGAATCATTCAATGGCCGACTGCGGGACGAGCTGCTCAACCTGTGGCGCTTTGATTCGCTGCTGGAAGCCCGCGTGATCATCGAGGACTGGCGAGCCGATTACAACGCCAATCGGCCCCACTCCGCCCATGGCGACCGCACCCCAGCCGAGTTTGCCCTACAGTGGGCCGCGACCCATCAACCGAAAGTCGCATAA
- a CDS encoding cupin domain-containing protein, giving the protein MESISLIDMAEEKLTEARTAHSGRAAHTIHGGHDHELRQTVMALAAGQELAEHDSPGEATLQVLRGHVRLHTKSDAWEGKTGDHVTIPSERHALTAIEDSVILLTVVAQLPRA; this is encoded by the coding sequence ATGGAATCAATTTCACTGATCGACATGGCCGAAGAGAAGCTGACCGAGGCGCGCACGGCGCACAGCGGCCGGGCTGCGCACACCATTCACGGTGGTCACGATCACGAATTGCGGCAGACGGTCATGGCGTTGGCGGCTGGGCAGGAGCTGGCTGAGCACGACAGCCCGGGTGAGGCGACGCTTCAGGTGCTACGCGGCCACGTCCGCCTCCACACGAAATCTGATGCGTGGGAAGGTAAGACGGGCGATCACGTAACGATCCCATCCGAGCGGCACGCGCTGACGGCGATTGAAGACTCGGTGATTTTGCTGACGGTCGTTGCGCAGCTTCCGCGCGCGTGA
- a CDS encoding group III truncated hemoglobin, with amino-acid sequence MTDLASRADVEELLRRFYGRVFVDDVLAEPFIELRAKGLESHLAVMCDFWETVLFRAGLYHGSALVVHRRLHDRHPLSANHFVRWLQLWNAAIDEKYHGPVAERAAIQAARIAKAMHRRLRGVDASELDALLVG; translated from the coding sequence ATGACGGATCTGGCCAGCCGTGCTGACGTGGAGGAGTTGTTGCGGCGCTTCTACGGCCGGGTGTTCGTCGACGATGTCCTCGCCGAACCGTTCATCGAGTTACGGGCGAAGGGGCTCGAGTCGCATCTTGCGGTGATGTGCGACTTCTGGGAGACCGTCCTGTTCCGCGCGGGGCTCTACCACGGCAGCGCCCTGGTGGTTCATCGGCGGCTTCACGATCGGCATCCATTGTCCGCCAACCACTTTGTGCGCTGGCTACAACTGTGGAATGCCGCCATCGACGAGAAGTACCACGGTCCTGTCGCGGAACGCGCGGCGATCCAGGCCGCCAGAATCGCCAAAGCGATGCACCGCCGGCTGCGAGGCGTCGACGCAAGCGAACTCGACGCATTATTGGTGGGCTGA
- a CDS encoding class I SAM-dependent methyltransferase: MSQRDTADADLPLPLATRHDAAVQGHWLLARLGKRVLRPGGAELTHKLLALADLAASDVVELAPGLGRTAAEIIHRRPRSYVGVEQDPNAAAAVRSIVSGYGHARVADAADTGLPDGSADVVVGEAMLTMQNDKAKAAIVAEATRLLRRGGRYAIHELALTPDELPDDVKTDIRQALAKSIKVNARPLTVAEWQQLLADQGLRVDHIETAPMALLQPRRLVSDEGLLGALRFAKNVLTHRDARRRVLGMRRTFVKHRDRLTAVAIVARKSGDL; the protein is encoded by the coding sequence ATGTCTCAGCGCGACACGGCCGACGCCGATCTGCCCCTGCCGTTGGCCACTCGCCACGACGCCGCGGTGCAGGGCCACTGGTTGCTGGCGCGCCTCGGCAAGCGTGTGCTTCGACCAGGAGGGGCAGAACTCACCCACAAACTGTTGGCGCTGGCCGACCTAGCAGCCAGCGATGTGGTCGAACTGGCACCAGGACTGGGTCGCACCGCAGCCGAAATCATTCACCGCCGCCCGCGTTCCTATGTGGGAGTCGAGCAGGATCCCAACGCCGCCGCGGCGGTCCGGTCGATCGTGTCCGGATACGGCCACGCCCGCGTCGCCGACGCGGCCGACACCGGGCTACCCGACGGGAGTGCAGATGTTGTGGTCGGCGAGGCGATGCTGACCATGCAGAACGATAAAGCCAAGGCGGCCATCGTCGCTGAGGCGACGCGGCTACTGCGGCGCGGGGGCCGATACGCCATCCACGAACTCGCCCTGACGCCCGACGAGCTGCCCGACGATGTCAAGACCGACATCCGCCAGGCCCTAGCCAAGTCGATCAAAGTCAACGCGCGTCCGCTCACCGTCGCCGAGTGGCAACAGCTGCTGGCCGACCAGGGCCTGCGCGTGGACCACATCGAGACCGCCCCCATGGCGCTGCTGCAACCACGACGGCTGGTTTCCGACGAGGGCCTTCTCGGCGCGCTGCGGTTCGCCAAGAATGTGCTCACCCACCGCGATGCGCGCCGACGTGTGCTTGGCATGCGTCGCACCTTCGTCAAGCATCGCGACCGATTGACCGCCGTGGCCATCGTCGCGCGCAAATCGGGCGACCTATGA
- a CDS encoding IS1380 family transposase — MQVSHRFAVSSAVFDDAHLVSCAGLVPVMTLADQTGLSQLLADKIRFTCERIRSGAAHPSPKLTTLIAGMCAGADSIDDLDVVRSGGMKTLFGGVYAPSTIGTLLREFTFGHARQLESVLREHLAALCGRVDLLPGADGRAFIDIDSLLRPVYGHAKQGASYGHTKIAGRQILRKGLSPLITTISTDHGAPVIAGARLRAGKANSGKGAARMIAQAAATARAAGVTGQILVRGDSAYGNSTVVTACHRAGVRFSLVLTKTAAVAAAIDAIPETAWTPVNYPGAVRDPDTGAWISDAEVAETTYTAFGSTKTPVTARLVVRRVKDARFLDALFPVWRYHPFFTNSDEPVDAADITHRRHAIIETVFADLIDGPLAHMPSGRFGANSAWILCAAIAHNLLRAVGVLAGGAHAVARGATLRRKIITIPARLARPQRQPILHLPAHWPWTEHWLTLWRNTIGYSPPEIATT, encoded by the coding sequence GTGCAAGTGTCCCATAGGTTCGCCGTGTCGTCGGCGGTCTTCGATGATGCACATCTCGTGTCGTGCGCCGGGCTGGTGCCGGTGATGACCCTGGCCGACCAGACCGGTCTGTCGCAGCTATTGGCCGACAAGATCCGGTTCACCTGTGAGCGGATCCGTTCGGGTGCGGCCCATCCGTCACCGAAGCTGACCACGCTGATCGCCGGGATGTGCGCCGGCGCGGACAGCATTGATGACCTAGACGTTGTGCGCTCGGGTGGGATGAAGACCCTCTTCGGTGGTGTGTACGCCCCGTCGACGATCGGAACCTTATTGCGGGAGTTCACCTTCGGGCATGCCCGCCAGCTCGAATCTGTCCTGCGCGAACACCTGGCCGCGCTGTGCGGGCGTGTCGATCTGTTGCCCGGCGCCGACGGACGGGCGTTCATCGACATCGACTCACTACTACGCCCGGTCTACGGGCACGCCAAGCAGGGCGCCAGCTACGGACACACCAAGATCGCCGGCAGGCAGATCCTGCGCAAAGGCCTCTCACCGTTGATCACCACGATCAGCACCGACCACGGTGCGCCGGTGATCGCCGGGGCGAGGTTGCGGGCGGGCAAGGCCAACTCCGGCAAGGGCGCAGCCCGCATGATCGCTCAAGCGGCCGCTACCGCCCGTGCTGCCGGGGTCACCGGGCAGATCCTGGTGCGTGGCGATTCGGCCTACGGCAATAGCACCGTGGTCACCGCCTGCCACCGAGCAGGTGTCCGGTTCTCGCTGGTGCTGACCAAGACCGCCGCAGTTGCCGCCGCCATTGACGCAATTCCCGAGACCGCGTGGACCCCGGTGAACTATCCCGGTGCTGTGCGTGACCCCGACACCGGCGCCTGGATCTCCGATGCCGAAGTCGCCGAAACCACCTACACAGCCTTCGGTTCCACCAAGACTCCGGTGACCGCCCGGTTGGTCGTGCGCCGGGTCAAAGACGCGCGGTTCCTCGATGCGCTGTTTCCGGTGTGGCGGTACCACCCGTTCTTCACCAATTCCGACGAACCCGTCGACGCCGCTGACATCACTCATCGCCGCCACGCCATCATCGAAACCGTGTTCGCCGACCTCATCGACGGACCTTTGGCGCACATGCCCTCGGGGCGGTTCGGCGCGAACTCGGCCTGGATCCTGTGCGCCGCGATCGCCCACAACCTGCTGCGCGCCGTCGGCGTCCTGGCCGGAGGTGCCCACGCGGTCGCCCGCGGGGCGACACTGCGCCGCAAGATAATCACTATCCCGGCCCGCCTGGCCCGTCCGCAACGCCAACCTATCCTGCACCTACCAGCGCACTGGCCCTGGACAGAGCACTGGCTCACGTTGTGGCGCAACACCATCGGCTACAGCCCACCAGAAATCGCCACCACCTGA